In one window of Spiroplasma corruscae DNA:
- a CDS encoding MFS cation transporter → MKNWDLIIMLPILFAMCIFTLIFIVLKEKIKKRQVLFLTSIIFFWMIVGYLSNKTFNTLPTTLEVEKSEFIFLIIFGTSLFLIFLKPFATFITGIIRNRTSWLKVSYAIIFTMVLILTIVGEKTNIYYFIFMSFMLSICIASSTIYFLFYNEQYYYRIYVLPATWIVFSFITFGTTLGLYLEELNTIVIGKTFNYSILGISMFIILCLFIFTSLFIKESRNLAGVFDKEVIDLLPKKNNLNFFMIYLIVFLLSITSSLNNSMIVKLFIGLNLRDYQLDYNQVFSFLRAFNFLYTVPSIIVSYFIYKFVLKYLGQKYLIFTSLFLIFGMYTILAFTTNPYVYTFTNIFTGILMNQILFSLFSLCIMWNYRSPKNPVTGFFGTSFFGAKFLIESTEKIVGFYNKGVFHNVNKISDLETLLVVNSTLLKEFDVATTLIMSFSCMLILICILIFYFRNNSMFADYTSYRNATRNLKNLLKKRILEKAKTKIEV, encoded by the coding sequence ATGAAAAATTGAGATTTAATAATAATGTTACCAATATTATTTGCTATGTGTATATTTACGCTTATTTTTATTGTTTTAAAAGAAAAAATAAAAAAAAGGCAAGTATTATTCCTAACAAGTATCATTTTCTTTTGAATGATAGTTGGATATCTTTCAAATAAAACCTTTAATACATTACCAACAACACTTGAAGTAGAAAAATCAGAGTTTATATTTCTTATAATTTTTGGGACTTCATTATTCTTGATATTTCTAAAACCATTTGCAACTTTTATCACTGGTATTATTAGAAATAGAACATCATGACTCAAGGTATCATATGCAATAATTTTTACAATGGTCCTTATTCTAACTATAGTAGGAGAAAAAACTAATATCTATTACTTTATATTTATGTCATTTATGTTATCTATTTGCATTGCTTCATCAACTATTTATTTTTTATTTTATAATGAACAGTATTATTACAGAATTTATGTTTTGCCTGCTACTTGAATTGTATTTAGTTTTATTACATTTGGCACTACACTTGGTTTATATTTGGAAGAATTAAATACAATAGTAATTGGAAAAACATTTAATTATTCAATTTTAGGAATTTCAATGTTTATTATTTTATGTTTATTTATTTTTACATCATTATTTATCAAAGAGTCTAGGAATCTTGCAGGTGTATTTGATAAAGAGGTTATAGATCTATTACCGAAAAAAAATAATCTTAATTTTTTTATGATTTATTTGATTGTTTTTTTATTATCTATTACAAGCTCATTAAATAATTCAATGATTGTAAAGTTGTTTATAGGACTCAACCTTAGGGATTACCAATTAGATTACAATCAAGTATTTTCTTTTTTGCGAGCTTTTAACTTCCTTTATACAGTGCCATCTATAATTGTTTCTTACTTTATCTATAAATTTGTTCTAAAATATTTAGGGCAAAAGTATTTAATATTTACATCATTATTTCTTATATTTGGTATGTATACTATTTTAGCTTTTACCACGAATCCTTATGTATATACATTCACAAATATTTTTACCGGAATACTAATGAATCAAATTTTATTCTCATTATTTTCTTTGTGTATAATGTGAAACTATAGATCACCCAAAAACCCAGTTACAGGTTTTTTTGGAACTTCATTTTTCGGTGCAAAATTTCTTATTGAATCAACAGAAAAAATAGTTGGGTTTTATAACAAGGGTGTATTTCATAATGTAAACAAAATAAGTGATTTAGAAACCTTGCTTGTTGTAAATTCAACTTTATTAAAAGAATTTGACGTGGCAACGACACTAATTATGTCTTTTTCTTGTATGTTAATATTAATTTGTATATTAATATTTTACTTTAGAAATAATTCGATGTTTGCTGATTATACAAGTTATAGGAATGCTACAAGAAATTTAAAAAACTTATTAAAGAAAAGAATATTAGAAAAAGCTAAAACAAAAATAGAAGTATAA
- the frr gene encoding ribosome recycling factor: MNKEFLDKSSKEMNEVVDSFKSYISKIRTGRANANLLNGVMVDFYGNPTPINQTSQISAPEPQQLVVKPYDRSQVNNVAAGINKADLGLNPLVEADLIRINIPALTEEIRRDLVKKMNKELETFKVRVRNIRRDSIDKAKKDSSISEDLKNDFENQVQKLTDKFISSLDEVAKQKEKDLMTV, encoded by the coding sequence ATGAATAAAGAATTTTTAGATAAATCAAGTAAAGAAATGAACGAAGTTGTAGATAGCTTCAAATCATACATTAGTAAGATTAGAACTGGACGTGCAAATGCAAACTTATTAAATGGAGTTATGGTAGATTTTTATGGTAACCCAACACCAATAAATCAAACATCACAAATATCAGCACCAGAACCACAACAGTTAGTGGTGAAACCCTATGATAGAAGTCAAGTTAATAACGTTGCTGCAGGAATCAACAAAGCTGATTTAGGGTTAAATCCATTAGTAGAAGCAGATTTAATTAGAATTAATATTCCTGCATTAACTGAAGAAATAAGAAGAGATTTAGTAAAAAAAATGAATAAAGAATTGGAAACTTTTAAAGTAAGAGTTAGAAATATAAGAAGAGACTCAATTGATAAAGCAAAAAAAGATAGCTCTATCTCAGAAGATTTAAAAAATGATTTTGAAAATCAAGTTCAAAAGTTGACAGATAAATTTATTTCATCATTAGATGAAGTTGCTAAACAAAAAGAAAAAGATTTAATGACTGTATAA
- the pyrH gene encoding UMP kinase, with amino-acid sequence MALKYKRVLLKISGEALKGKNDIYDKDKLEDLAKQIITLTKEGLQIGVVIGGGNIWRGKLAGTLELYRIEADYMGMLATIMNALAFEATLRKLNFDKVKVYSSLEIKTVTSSYNYRNAREKLQEGYVVLFAGGTGYSYFTTDTGASIRAIEIKADALLMAKYGTKGVYDKDPNSHNDAYFYKSLTHDDLVTKNLQVMDSTAATLSRDGQLEIVVFDIKGKDNIIKIAHGNIECTVIK; translated from the coding sequence ATGGCATTAAAGTATAAAAGAGTATTATTAAAAATTTCAGGTGAAGCATTAAAAGGTAAAAATGATATTTATGATAAAGATAAACTAGAAGATTTAGCAAAACAAATTATTACACTTACTAAGGAAGGACTACAAATTGGAGTAGTAATTGGTGGTGGCAATATCTGAAGAGGAAAATTAGCAGGAACGCTTGAATTATATAGAATTGAAGCAGATTACATGGGAATGTTAGCAACAATAATGAATGCACTTGCATTTGAGGCTACATTAAGAAAATTAAATTTTGATAAAGTAAAAGTATACTCGTCTTTAGAAATAAAAACTGTAACAAGTTCTTATAACTATAGAAATGCAAGAGAAAAACTTCAAGAGGGATATGTTGTTTTATTTGCAGGTGGAACTGGTTATAGTTATTTTACAACTGATACAGGTGCTTCAATTCGAGCGATAGAAATAAAAGCTGATGCTTTACTAATGGCAAAATATGGAACAAAAGGTGTCTATGACAAAGATCCTAATAGCCATAATGATGCATATTTTTATAAGTCATTAACTCACGATGATTTAGTAACAAAAAATTTACAAGTAATGGATTCCACTGCAGCAACATTATCAAGAGATGGGCAGCTTGAAATAGTTGTATTTGATATAAAAGGTAAAGATAATATTATAAAAATAGCTCACGGTAATATAGAATGTACAGTGATTAAATAA
- a CDS encoding energy-coupled thiamine transporter ThiT, whose amino-acid sequence MENKLNVKTNKLFWFTTIFSTLRFSLLLVGIIFLVINLLDAKIDIYENNTVYQESMDWTKRFTIILIFFLLITIYLILIINSLLNYIYNNNDTKINLFGSLVALNFEVFIYFLQRIKFNKVYWTKPRISIMDISTISILLALFIIIDIITTGFIPPFPFFIQISIKYLVLFFGCYLLSFTKSLILCMMCAFVTLVNPGTVKLTFFQFFFDYWLPATLIATSCFFKPSVKKSNKVVRAFSWFNFIIIPIIILYFSRVISGIIFWLNPVERPIEEITYEFRWNSTVAYSFIYNSFATVVDFVTIIILLPSICTSLDFIRVKYFTTITSDE is encoded by the coding sequence ACTACTATTTTTAGTACTTTAAGATTTAGTTTATTATTAGTTGGAATAATTTTTTTAGTAATAAATTTATTAGATGCTAAAATTGATATTTATGAAAATAACACTGTGTATCAAGAAAGTATGGATTGAACCAAGAGGTTTACTATAATATTAATATTTTTTTTACTAATAACTATATACCTAATTTTAATAATTAATTCATTATTAAATTACATTTATAACAATAATGATACTAAAATTAATTTATTTGGTTCTTTAGTCGCACTTAATTTTGAAGTATTTATATATTTTTTACAAAGAATCAAGTTTAATAAGGTATATTGAACGAAACCAAGAATATCAATAATGGATATATCCACAATTTCAATTTTATTAGCATTATTCATTATAATTGATATTATTACAACTGGTTTCATACCACCATTTCCATTTTTTATTCAAATATCTATTAAATATTTAGTTCTCTTTTTTGGTTGTTATTTACTTTCATTCACAAAAAGTCTAATCTTGTGTATGATGTGTGCTTTTGTGACACTAGTTAACCCAGGTACTGTTAAACTTACTTTTTTTCAATTCTTTTTTGATTACTGATTACCAGCAACTTTAATTGCAACATCTTGCTTTTTTAAACCAAGTGTAAAAAAAAGTAATAAGGTGGTTAGAGCTTTCAGTTGATTTAATTTTATTATTATACCAATAATCATATTGTACTTTTCAAGAGTAATAAGCGGAATTATATTTTGATTAAATCCAGTTGAAAGACCAATAGAAGAAATTACATATGAATTTAGATGAAATAGTACAGTTGCTTACTCTTTTATATATAATAGTTTTGCAACAGTTGTCGATTTTGTTACCATTATTATTTTGTTACCATCAATTTGTACTTCGCTAGACTTTATAAGAGTTAAATATTTTACAACTATAACATCAGATGAATAA